A single genomic interval of Spirosoma linguale DSM 74 harbors:
- a CDS encoding hypothetical protein (KEGG: scl:sce6585 hypothetical protein) — translation MTRLFLLLILFCPVFFLFTYNSTYGYDALEYLVIARSLNEGYSLYDFIPSKSYLIYASTNVLLSLLGGYNHASVSGLITLLAMGCVLSAWRAARQFGERAALITAALTAACCFFMEMNFLEPESWIGIFGLNAFLLATDGKEQPGWRWLGAGVLLGLAMCFKSVAAFYVVGFGAFILLLWLAGRLTFWPMVVRGMLVLLGFLLPLALSALYFYLTNRLDAHLEWTYIYPFGGYPSHTIFLVKFLIKLSWFLLLLAVSIGLLVRQPYRAAYQRTPALWLALLLAGFSCIAMLKTQASHYFFPAAVFFSVHLGFMADKWLGQYERRHTSVPYRSIFMGIGAVGILVLISAFLYRPDAIKRFVTIADYSGEKEAGDFIREQAGPNGKVLLFDNALSLYYLSDREPNVPFFFTEMQTTHYIKSHPDTYKHALADTSLKMVVFGNRSSVIDDSTALNNPANAYAIRQLRAGLQKNFVQVKNPRFPLLYWVRK, via the coding sequence ATGACACGACTTTTTTTATTACTTATCCTATTCTGCCCTGTTTTCTTTCTGTTTACCTATAATTCAACGTATGGCTACGACGCGCTGGAATATTTGGTCATTGCGCGTTCGCTCAACGAAGGGTATTCGTTATATGATTTCATTCCGTCTAAGTCATACCTGATTTACGCATCGACCAACGTGCTGCTATCGCTGCTGGGTGGGTATAACCATGCTAGTGTTTCGGGTTTGATCACGTTGCTGGCAATGGGTTGTGTACTGTCGGCCTGGCGGGCTGCTCGTCAATTTGGGGAGCGGGCTGCCCTTATTACGGCTGCGCTGACGGCTGCCTGCTGTTTTTTCATGGAAATGAATTTCCTGGAACCCGAAAGCTGGATTGGTATTTTCGGTCTTAATGCGTTTTTGCTGGCTACTGACGGCAAGGAACAGCCGGGCTGGCGATGGCTGGGAGCGGGTGTCCTGCTCGGTCTTGCCATGTGTTTTAAGAGTGTGGCGGCTTTTTATGTCGTCGGATTCGGCGCTTTCATCCTGCTCTTATGGCTTGCCGGACGGCTTACCTTCTGGCCGATGGTAGTCAGAGGGATGCTGGTGCTGCTGGGTTTTCTGCTGCCGCTGGCGCTCTCCGCTTTGTATTTTTACCTGACGAACCGGTTAGATGCTCACCTGGAATGGACGTACATTTATCCCTTTGGTGGCTATCCATCCCATACAATTTTTCTGGTTAAGTTCCTGATAAAACTAAGCTGGTTCCTGCTCCTGCTGGCGGTGTCGATCGGTTTACTGGTACGACAACCTTACCGGGCCGCGTACCAGCGGACACCCGCCCTTTGGCTGGCGTTGCTGCTGGCGGGTTTTTCCTGTATCGCCATGCTGAAAACGCAGGCAAGCCATTACTTCTTCCCGGCGGCCGTTTTCTTCTCGGTTCATCTGGGCTTTATGGCCGATAAGTGGTTAGGACAGTACGAACGGCGGCATACCAGTGTACCTTACCGGTCTATATTCATGGGCATTGGGGCTGTGGGTATACTGGTACTGATCAGTGCGTTTTTGTACCGGCCCGATGCGATCAAACGATTCGTGACGATTGCCGATTATTCGGGCGAGAAAGAGGCCGGTGATTTCATTCGTGAACAGGCCGGACCCAACGGGAAAGTCCTGCTGTTTGACAATGCCCTGAGCTTGTACTACCTGTCGGATCGGGAGCCAAACGTACCTTTCTTTTTTACGGAGATGCAGACAACACACTATATAAAGTCGCATCCGGACACCTACAAGCACGCTTTAGCCGATACGAGTTTGAAGATGGTTGTGTTTGGGAATCGGTCGAGCGTTATCGACGATAGTACTGCCCTGAATAATCCTGCCAATGCCTATGCTATCCGGCAGTTACGGGCAGGGTTACAAAAAAACTTTGTGCAAGTTAAAAACCCACGCTTCCCGCTACTGTACTGGGTTCGTAAGTAA
- a CDS encoding TonB-dependent receptor (PFAM: TonB-dependent receptor; TonB-dependent receptor plug~KEGG: ccs:CCNA_01200 TonB-dependent receptor), whose amino-acid sequence MKALLLSLLIVSATVSLAQTTETPASRRPTTPSTDTTITPSPAPDPFGVTPANTRPDSFTAPAGSRPSRIGGPAGVPPQVGATPSEADPIVRGTGKITGILMDSTTNKPVEFATIALLNTATNKPIDGTTADAKGKFTLGKVAPGRYRLQYSFIGYKDKRSSLLTIDKNSDINLGTIKLSADVRTLSEVNVVGQAAMIEEKVDRLVYNADKDIAAKGGDAGDILRKVPMLSVDLDGNVSLRGSANVTVLINNKPSTIVASSVADALKQIPADMIKTVEVITSPSAKYDAEGSAGIINIVTKKTTLQGATLDVNGGAGNRGSNLGLSGNYRTGKMGFSLSGFGRAEYNVKGAFTNDQTTRSYDATTNTFSASTRTLQTATTLSQRLFGNYQLGWDYDIDKRTSLTASLRYGARNGTANQYNLLTQTTGPNSYFPTVNDRNVQTKDLSGTVDANVTYTKIYKPQQEFSILALFSRNNRTNNFVADILSGTDFQTITARQKNDNLSYNQESTLQIDYQTPIKTNQLLEFGAKGIFRKVNSDYTYYLATGDTGDYIVDQSRPSNTLFYNQDIAATYMSYTLSTKNKYTIKAGARYEYTFIDARFSKEVSGQSTAIPDYGTLVPSINISKSLKGGKIIKLAYNRRIQRPGIQFLNPNVNSANPTNITQGNPLLSPEFTDNVEFSTSGNIKGLYLNASLFARRTANEITAVRDVSVQSFGDVTSQVFQQVIRTTYQNVGRQDAVGLNLFGNGTLFRKLQLGGGLDLYHVSLTNNNANPIYSASNSGWVIGGRIQSSVTLSNGWAFQLFGGGRGKQVQLQGYQTPMYFYSIGMRKEFNNKKASLGLAGENIFNHPFTQRSELASPILTQNSQTSFYNAGVRLTFSYKLGKMSFDAPQKRRKSVNNDDVKEGEGGGGGDNQQQAAPAAPAGGARPGGGGRPR is encoded by the coding sequence ATGAAAGCCCTGTTATTATCTTTACTCATCGTTAGTGCAACTGTCTCCCTCGCCCAAACAACGGAGACGCCTGCCAGTAGAAGGCCGACAACGCCTTCAACGGATACCACGATAACGCCATCGCCCGCTCCAGATCCTTTTGGCGTAACTCCAGCTAATACCCGTCCGGATAGTTTTACCGCACCGGCGGGCTCCCGGCCATCCCGAATTGGTGGTCCCGCAGGTGTACCACCGCAGGTAGGTGCCACTCCTTCAGAAGCAGACCCTATCGTTCGGGGCACAGGCAAGATCACCGGTATTCTGATGGATTCAACAACGAATAAACCAGTAGAATTTGCTACAATCGCTTTACTCAACACAGCTACCAATAAACCCATTGACGGTACTACCGCCGATGCCAAAGGTAAATTCACCCTCGGCAAAGTGGCGCCGGGCCGCTACCGGCTTCAATATTCGTTCATCGGATACAAGGATAAACGAAGCAGCCTGCTTACCATTGACAAGAACAGCGACATTAACCTGGGCACCATAAAACTGTCGGCCGATGTTCGGACACTGAGCGAAGTGAACGTAGTAGGCCAGGCCGCCATGATTGAAGAGAAAGTAGACCGGCTGGTGTACAATGCCGATAAAGATATTGCCGCCAAAGGGGGTGACGCCGGTGACATTCTCCGCAAAGTGCCTATGCTGTCGGTCGACCTGGACGGTAACGTTAGCCTGCGGGGTAGTGCCAATGTTACGGTTCTTATCAACAACAAACCGTCTACCATTGTCGCCAGCAGCGTGGCCGATGCCCTGAAGCAGATTCCGGCCGACATGATCAAGACGGTTGAAGTGATCACCTCGCCATCGGCCAAATACGATGCCGAAGGCTCAGCGGGTATCATCAATATCGTGACTAAGAAAACGACCCTGCAGGGCGCTACCCTCGACGTAAATGGGGGCGCAGGAAACCGGGGCAGTAACCTGGGCCTGAGCGGCAACTACCGTACGGGCAAAATGGGTTTCTCACTCAGCGGATTTGGCCGGGCTGAATACAATGTAAAAGGCGCGTTTACCAACGACCAGACAACCCGCAGTTACGACGCAACGACGAACACGTTCTCGGCCAGCACCCGTACCCTCCAGACAGCCACTACGCTTAGCCAGCGGCTATTTGGCAACTACCAGCTAGGTTGGGATTATGACATCGACAAACGGACATCACTTACCGCCAGTCTCCGTTATGGAGCCCGGAATGGCACCGCCAATCAATACAACCTGCTTACGCAAACCACCGGTCCTAACAGCTATTTCCCAACGGTAAACGACCGGAATGTACAGACCAAAGACCTGTCTGGAACGGTAGATGCGAACGTAACCTATACCAAGATTTACAAGCCCCAGCAGGAGTTTAGCATCCTGGCTTTATTTAGCCGGAATAACCGGACAAACAACTTCGTAGCGGACATTTTAAGCGGAACTGACTTTCAAACAATTACGGCTCGTCAAAAGAACGACAACCTGAGCTACAATCAGGAATCGACGCTGCAAATCGACTACCAGACGCCTATTAAAACCAATCAATTGCTCGAATTCGGGGCTAAAGGGATTTTCCGGAAAGTAAACAGCGACTACACTTACTACCTGGCTACCGGCGATACCGGCGACTACATCGTTGACCAGAGCCGCCCGTCCAATACGCTGTTTTACAATCAGGATATTGCGGCCACGTATATGTCCTATACGCTGTCGACCAAAAACAAATACACCATCAAAGCCGGGGCTCGTTACGAGTACACATTTATCGATGCCCGGTTTAGCAAAGAAGTGAGCGGCCAGTCGACCGCCATCCCTGATTATGGTACGCTGGTTCCCAGCATCAACATCTCAAAGAGCCTGAAAGGCGGCAAAATCATTAAACTGGCCTACAACCGTCGTATCCAACGTCCTGGCATACAATTCCTTAACCCTAACGTAAACTCGGCAAACCCAACGAATATCACACAGGGTAACCCACTGTTATCGCCCGAATTTACGGACAACGTCGAATTTAGCACCAGCGGTAATATCAAAGGATTATACCTGAATGCTTCGCTCTTCGCCCGACGTACGGCCAACGAAATTACCGCCGTTCGTGACGTGTCGGTACAATCGTTCGGTGATGTGACCAGCCAGGTTTTCCAGCAGGTGATCCGGACTACCTACCAGAACGTTGGTCGGCAGGATGCCGTTGGCCTGAACCTGTTCGGTAACGGGACACTTTTCCGCAAGCTTCAACTGGGCGGTGGCCTCGATCTGTACCACGTCAGTCTGACAAATAACAACGCCAACCCAATCTATTCGGCTTCTAACTCTGGCTGGGTAATAGGTGGCCGGATTCAAAGCAGCGTGACCCTCAGCAATGGCTGGGCATTCCAGCTGTTTGGCGGTGGACGTGGCAAGCAGGTACAATTGCAGGGCTATCAGACCCCCATGTACTTCTACAGCATCGGTATGCGGAAGGAATTCAACAACAAGAAAGCCAGTCTGGGTCTGGCGGGAGAGAACATCTTTAACCACCCATTCACGCAGCGTTCGGAGCTGGCCTCACCGATTCTGACGCAGAATTCACAAACGAGCTTCTACAACGCCGGTGTTCGGTTGACGTTCAGCTACAAACTGGGCAAAATGAGCTTCGACGCCCCACAGAAACGCCGGAAATCGGTGAATAACGACGACGTGAAAGAGGGAGAAGGCGGTGGTGGTGGCGACAACCAGCAACAGGCAGCACCAGCCGCTCCAGCTGGTGGCGCCCGGCCAGGTGGAGGTGGTCGTCCACGTTAG
- a CDS encoding hypothetical protein (KEGG: dol:Dole_1250 hypothetical protein) translates to MKSKNLVSLSVSAVFFVLSITGLLIYFGQGGYVVDHTHAWFGVLFFIAAVFHIINNWSSIVGYSKSRRTGSIQKELIIPVVIVAIFAAGIGFDVPVFKKLGNAGKDLVRGSRPKGGPLSQTAVDSIANAVETAYATAYSKGDTGALAAVMPVKTALLTEAGTILSGSDIQKNLLARTTPEVIKTKVDRAEALDDRTILVYGTSTNSIATSPSVYSHILKEQDKKWKIIAAQRAFPSVQ, encoded by the coding sequence ATGAAATCAAAAAATCTGGTTAGCCTCTCCGTTTCAGCGGTGTTTTTCGTTCTGTCCATCACGGGCCTGTTAATTTATTTCGGGCAGGGGGGTTACGTTGTCGACCATACTCATGCCTGGTTTGGTGTGCTGTTCTTTATCGCTGCGGTCTTTCACATTATCAATAACTGGTCGTCGATTGTCGGGTATTCTAAAAGCCGCCGAACAGGCAGCATTCAAAAAGAACTGATTATTCCGGTTGTCATTGTCGCCATTTTCGCTGCGGGTATCGGGTTCGACGTACCTGTTTTCAAAAAGCTGGGTAACGCCGGTAAAGACCTGGTGCGTGGCAGTCGGCCAAAAGGTGGCCCATTGTCGCAAACTGCTGTCGATTCTATCGCAAACGCCGTTGAGACTGCCTACGCAACAGCTTACAGCAAAGGAGACACGGGGGCTTTGGCGGCCGTAATGCCGGTCAAAACGGCACTGTTGACTGAAGCGGGAACGATACTCAGCGGCTCAGATATACAAAAGAACCTACTGGCCCGGACAACCCCGGAAGTTATCAAAACAAAAGTTGACCGGGCTGAAGCACTCGACGACCGGACGATTCTGGTTTATGGCACATCAACAAATTCAATCGCCACATCTCCTTCGGTATACTCACATATTTTGAAGGAGCAGGATAAAAAGTGGAAAATAATTGCCGCCCAGCGGGCATTTCCATCGGTACAATAG
- a CDS encoding conserved hypothetical protein (KEGG: vvy:VV1848 hypothetical protein): protein MSLDLLLTLNTIEVLENYIDKIRPSEELRDQLDIGYKIENQSIIIFESRPYFHRPNERFESTIAKATFVKTQDHWKVFWQRSDSKWHVYEPHPFVRTINQFVALVEQDDYHCFWG, encoded by the coding sequence ATGAGTCTTGATCTGCTCCTAACGCTGAATACAATAGAAGTGCTGGAAAACTACATTGATAAAATCCGCCCCAGCGAAGAGCTAAGGGATCAGCTCGATATAGGGTATAAGATAGAGAATCAGAGTATTATCATCTTCGAGAGCAGACCGTACTTTCATCGCCCCAACGAACGGTTCGAATCGACGATAGCAAAGGCTACGTTTGTAAAAACGCAGGATCACTGGAAGGTTTTCTGGCAACGCTCAGATTCAAAGTGGCACGTTTATGAACCACATCCATTTGTGAGAACCATTAACCAGTTTGTTGCTCTGGTTGAACAGGATGACTATCACTGTTTCTGGGGATAG
- a CDS encoding beta-phosphoglucomutase (TIGRFAM: beta-phosphoglucomutase; beta- phosphoglucomutase family hydrolase; HAD-superfamily hydrolase, subfamily IA, variant 3~PFAM: Haloacid dehalogenase domain protein hydrolase~KEGG: pmr:PMI0289 beta-phosphoglucomutase), translated as MSQIKAFLFDLDGVIVDTAIYHYQAWKRLANELGFDISEEFNERLKGVSRTESLDLILAHGGLTLPDEKKAELAAQKNEWYLELVSRMNSDDILPGVATFFSQVRKAGLQTALGSVSKNAPLILERIGMTQAFDAIIDGTKISKGKPDPEVFTKGADELEVNYNECVVFEDAVAGVEAGKRAGMFVVGLGSADVLIQADLVASSLESLTVAEVLAKLPN; from the coding sequence ATGAGTCAGATAAAAGCCTTTCTTTTCGACCTCGACGGGGTCATCGTTGATACCGCTATTTACCATTATCAGGCCTGGAAACGGCTGGCCAATGAACTCGGTTTCGACATCTCGGAAGAGTTCAACGAGCGCCTTAAAGGGGTTAGCCGAACGGAATCACTCGATCTTATACTCGCTCACGGCGGATTGACATTGCCCGATGAAAAAAAAGCAGAACTGGCCGCACAGAAAAACGAATGGTACCTCGAACTCGTCAGTCGGATGAACTCCGACGATATACTGCCGGGTGTAGCCACCTTTTTCTCGCAGGTTCGGAAAGCCGGTTTACAAACGGCGCTCGGATCGGTCAGTAAAAATGCTCCTCTTATTCTCGAACGAATCGGTATGACACAGGCTTTCGATGCCATTATCGACGGCACGAAGATCAGTAAGGGTAAACCAGACCCGGAGGTATTCACAAAAGGAGCCGATGAACTTGAGGTAAACTATAACGAGTGCGTAGTTTTTGAAGATGCTGTAGCGGGTGTTGAAGCCGGTAAACGGGCCGGTATGTTTGTGGTTGGATTGGGCTCCGCTGATGTACTGATACAGGCCGATCTGGTCGCTTCTTCACTGGAAAGCCTTACCGTAGCGGAGGTTTTAGCAAAGTTGCCAAATTAA
- a CDS encoding hypothetical protein (KEGG: glycoside hydrolase family 5 protein) produces the protein MHLTRTIALLTLLASISGTIMVTEPPAQPTELLNRHLVVSDEPVVINLQEEFQTIHSFGASDCWSAKYIGKWQDETKKNQIADLLFSLDTLSNGQPKGIGLSLWRINIGAGSYEQGDSSSITDSWRREECFLNPDGRYDWTKQAGSQWFLQAARRRGVRYALGFTNSAPVQMTRNRKAFSPGGRSFNLKPTAIEPFANFLTTVADHFKLDYLSPINEPQWEWTAEKNGRAKQEGSPAENTDIAAITQTLSAKLSQRQSKTRIVTGETAQLDYLYAKAESGRGRQLDYFFAPTEAPAVMKLPNVEPVWAYHSYFTTCRDSTLVDVRRKAAQQAKAVGSPMLWQSEFGVLGDICGQYNGGPRHTNIDYGLYVAKVIHNDLTVANVTSWQWWLAINPYNYSDGLVYINGLDGSYKNHDNARNDGQVVDSKQLWAFGNYARFVRPGMKRIAVRLADNNPVKEAGQCMVSAYKDERRKQLVLVCINMTSTARTLPLKGPAIRNSRFTSYTTSETKTLAKSVVSSDAIQLEPKSVITLVGNYK, from the coding sequence ATGCACCTGACACGTACCATTGCCCTGCTTACATTACTGGCCAGCATAAGCGGAACCATCATGGTTACCGAGCCACCGGCTCAACCAACTGAATTGTTGAACCGGCATCTGGTGGTATCTGATGAACCCGTCGTAATTAACCTACAGGAGGAATTTCAGACCATTCATAGCTTTGGGGCGTCTGACTGCTGGTCGGCAAAGTACATCGGCAAATGGCAGGACGAAACGAAAAAAAATCAAATTGCCGACTTATTGTTCAGTCTCGATACCCTGTCTAACGGGCAACCAAAAGGAATCGGGCTGTCGTTGTGGCGGATTAATATCGGAGCCGGAAGTTATGAACAGGGCGATAGTAGTTCCATTACGGATAGCTGGCGTCGGGAGGAGTGCTTTTTGAATCCGGATGGCCGGTACGACTGGACGAAACAGGCAGGGAGTCAGTGGTTTTTGCAGGCCGCCCGTCGGCGGGGAGTGCGTTACGCATTGGGCTTTACCAACTCGGCGCCCGTTCAGATGACCCGAAATAGGAAGGCATTTTCGCCGGGTGGGCGCTCATTTAATCTTAAACCGACCGCTATAGAGCCTTTCGCCAACTTCCTGACGACGGTTGCCGATCATTTTAAACTCGATTACCTGAGTCCCATCAATGAACCGCAATGGGAGTGGACGGCCGAAAAAAACGGACGGGCCAAACAGGAAGGCTCCCCCGCCGAAAACACCGATATTGCCGCCATCACGCAAACCTTATCGGCAAAACTTTCTCAGCGGCAATCCAAAACCAGGATTGTGACGGGCGAAACGGCTCAGCTCGACTATTTATACGCAAAAGCGGAAAGTGGCCGGGGCCGCCAGCTGGATTATTTCTTTGCCCCCACTGAGGCCCCGGCTGTAATGAAGTTACCTAATGTTGAGCCGGTTTGGGCGTATCACAGCTACTTCACAACCTGCCGGGATTCGACGCTGGTCGATGTTCGCCGGAAAGCGGCCCAGCAAGCCAAAGCGGTTGGAAGCCCGATGTTGTGGCAGAGTGAATTTGGGGTGCTCGGCGATATTTGCGGTCAGTACAATGGTGGGCCGCGCCATACCAACATCGACTACGGCCTGTACGTCGCCAAGGTTATTCACAATGACCTGACGGTGGCCAATGTCACCTCCTGGCAGTGGTGGCTGGCCATCAACCCGTATAATTACAGTGATGGACTGGTCTATATCAACGGTCTCGATGGGTCTTATAAAAACCATGACAACGCCCGGAATGACGGGCAAGTGGTCGACTCTAAACAACTGTGGGCCTTTGGTAATTATGCCCGCTTTGTGCGGCCTGGAATGAAGCGCATCGCCGTTCGCCTGGCCGACAATAATCCCGTTAAAGAAGCCGGTCAATGTATGGTGTCGGCCTACAAAGACGAACGCCGAAAGCAACTCGTACTGGTTTGCATCAACATGACCTCTACAGCCAGGACCTTACCGCTCAAAGGCCCGGCCATTCGGAACAGCCGCTTCACCAGTTACACCACCAGCGAGACGAAAACGCTGGCCAAGTCGGTTGTTTCATCCGACGCCATTCAACTGGAGCCGAAGTCGGTTATTACCTTGGTAGGGAACTACAAATAA
- a CDS encoding putative transcriptional regulator, Crp/Fnr family (PFAM: cyclic nucleotide-binding~KEGG: dal:Dalk_3453 cyclic nucleotide-binding protein): MEKLRLFFGENGFNPDQQTTIAQSFSRQELTRGSFYLREGQISQQLGFVEHGLFHYFCARDGEEITTYTTGSNGFLVSLSSFLKQRPARESIRALTDGIIWVIQKPSFDQLRREIVSFERFYVGMLEEQINCIDQSRFNLLTLTAEERYQRLMTEEPQLLQDVPLHHLASILGVTPRHLSRIRGQIR; the protein is encoded by the coding sequence ATGGAAAAGTTACGCTTGTTTTTCGGTGAGAACGGTTTCAACCCGGACCAGCAGACGACCATTGCCCAATCGTTTTCACGGCAGGAATTGACGAGGGGTAGTTTCTATCTGCGCGAAGGACAGATTAGCCAGCAGCTGGGGTTTGTCGAGCACGGGTTGTTTCACTATTTCTGCGCACGGGACGGCGAGGAAATTACCACCTACACGACCGGTTCGAATGGTTTTTTGGTTTCGCTGAGCAGTTTTCTAAAGCAACGGCCCGCCCGTGAATCCATTCGGGCTTTAACTGATGGCATCATCTGGGTCATTCAGAAGCCGTCTTTCGATCAACTTCGGCGGGAGATCGTCTCCTTCGAAAGATTTTATGTAGGCATGTTGGAGGAACAGATTAACTGCATTGATCAGAGTCGATTCAACTTGCTGACACTAACTGCAGAGGAACGTTATCAACGATTGATGACTGAAGAGCCACAGCTGTTACAAGATGTACCACTCCATCATTTGGCCTCTATTCTGGGAGTAACACCACGGCATCTAAGCCGTATTCGCGGTCAGATCCGATAG
- a CDS encoding PAS/PAC sensor signal transduction histidine kinase (PFAM: ATP-binding region ATPase domain protein; PAS fold-4 domain protein; histidine kinase A domain protein~SMART: ATP-binding region ATPase domain protein; histidine kinase A domain protein~KEGG: sfu:Sfum_2837 multi-sensor signal transduction histidine kinase), whose protein sequence is MHDQWPSDGVLNRSPEAVRLALAAFDASLNSIVSMTAIRDDNGQIVDFRMQTANKSVEQSLAMTPDKIIGTRLLETFPGNLESGLFDIYVRVVTTGKPEQTTQYYKDDKGLEAWFTVSAVLQEPETVVVTFMNVTDSKQAELALKRQADLFQTVLDHVQAAISLHEAIRDSNNKIVDFRTVMANRRAKLMWGDLAEPIMNQTFTEVASTEQLKQDFIKYIRVVETGEPDLTEFNIGEQWWLRMTARSGDGVVISNMNISENRHYRQQLEAANTELKRSNEDLQSFAYIASHDLQEPLRKIQAFGDILKEQYSPLLDAEGQYMIDRMQSAAERMSSLIRDLLDYSRIASQRDMFHSFSLTRLLEDIIEDLWHPIQHTHARIELGGGHPLPDLIGDRFQLRQLFQNLLSNALKFYRTDEDGRPVPPLITVLARGTKAVDLPADVQQDLPANQQLFWVVSVADNGIGFDQKHADLVFEVFKRLHTRQEFDGTGVGLAVVKKVVEQHGGAIRVQSELGKGTTFTIYLPAYIG, encoded by the coding sequence ATGCACGATCAATGGCCTTCCGATGGTGTGTTAAATCGATCGCCCGAAGCGGTTCGTCTGGCATTGGCTGCCTTTGATGCGTCATTGAATAGTATAGTTTCTATGACAGCCATTCGGGATGACAACGGCCAGATCGTGGATTTTCGAATGCAAACAGCCAATAAGTCCGTTGAGCAGAGTTTAGCCATGACTCCCGATAAGATCATTGGGACGCGGCTATTGGAAACGTTTCCCGGTAATCTCGAATCGGGCCTGTTCGACATCTACGTACGGGTTGTAACGACCGGAAAGCCGGAGCAGACAACCCAGTACTACAAAGACGATAAGGGGTTGGAGGCTTGGTTTACGGTGTCTGCCGTACTTCAGGAGCCGGAGACCGTTGTGGTCACATTCATGAACGTGACCGACAGCAAACAGGCCGAACTGGCATTGAAAAGACAGGCAGACCTGTTTCAGACGGTGCTCGACCACGTTCAGGCTGCCATATCGCTGCACGAAGCTATTCGGGATTCGAATAATAAAATTGTTGATTTTCGGACGGTAATGGCTAACCGACGTGCCAAACTGATGTGGGGTGATCTGGCTGAGCCGATCATGAATCAAACGTTTACGGAGGTGGCTTCAACGGAGCAGCTGAAGCAGGATTTCATTAAATACATTCGGGTAGTCGAAACGGGCGAGCCAGACCTGACCGAGTTTAACATCGGAGAACAGTGGTGGCTCCGAATGACAGCGCGGTCGGGCGATGGGGTTGTTATTTCGAACATGAACATCTCCGAAAATCGCCATTACCGGCAGCAGCTTGAAGCCGCCAACACAGAACTTAAGCGGTCCAACGAAGATCTTCAGTCTTTTGCCTATATCGCTTCGCACGACTTACAGGAGCCACTGCGCAAAATTCAGGCCTTTGGCGACATTCTGAAAGAGCAGTATTCTCCTTTGCTGGACGCCGAGGGACAGTACATGATTGACCGGATGCAGTCGGCAGCCGAGCGAATGTCTTCGCTGATCAGGGATTTGCTCGATTACTCCCGGATTGCGTCCCAGCGGGATATGTTTCACTCGTTTTCGCTGACCCGACTGCTGGAGGACATTATAGAGGATTTATGGCATCCCATTCAGCACACCCATGCACGAATCGAATTGGGTGGTGGTCATCCATTACCCGATCTGATCGGCGACCGGTTTCAGTTGCGACAGCTCTTTCAAAATTTACTGTCCAATGCCCTTAAGTTCTACCGCACCGATGAGGATGGTCGGCCGGTACCACCCTTAATAACCGTTTTGGCGCGGGGGACGAAAGCCGTCGATTTACCTGCTGATGTACAACAGGATTTACCCGCGAACCAACAGTTGTTTTGGGTAGTCAGCGTAGCGGACAATGGTATTGGATTTGATCAAAAACATGCAGACCTTGTTTTTGAAGTTTTCAAACGATTGCATACCCGGCAGGAGTTTGATGGAACCGGAGTTGGCCTGGCCGTAGTCAAAAAAGTTGTAGAGCAGCATGGTGGCGCCATTCGGGTGCAGAGCGAGCTGGGAAAAGGTACCACCTTTACAATCTATCTGCCCGCTTATATCGGCTGA